Sequence from the Phragmites australis chromosome 6, lpPhrAust1.1, whole genome shotgun sequence genome:
agtaagttgttTCGTATGTGATGCATAGAGGAGACATATGCGTCAAGAtgattgagatcttagtgatgctcacaAGAGGAAAGAAAACTAATAGAAGATTGACGATAAGTGTGAATgttaagttacttgtgaagatcaagtaattaaatATATGATATTGCCCATagaattttatggactaacccatataCTTTATGCTTTAGTGAGTTAGGTTAGAATCTATAAGAAGTTATAAGTTAAATTGAAAACATATATACCAGGAGTGAATAACAAGATTGAACtacatatatgataaaataaatttattgaagatatcagatacaaaatagttttatatggtaagacagtgaagggcaagtaagacTCAGCTGCAATGGACCATCAGTGATGAAGGGCAAGAAAATAGCTTGGTGTCGAAGGGCCAAGACGATGGTGAAGAACGAGTGAAGGGTTTACGCCAATACCATACAAGGCTATGAGAAGTTATGGGTGATTCGTatcaatcatatgaaaaataaaaaagagatagagtgaatatgatataaaagttggcaaaCCTTAAAGTTTGAAATAAATAAGCGGtatttgaaggtattcaaatgGTCAAAttagttcaaatgagttttacatttgaatttgactaTAGGTAtgccatactattaagagggatgcaacataaagctatttgtcgtgtctcagtgctcaagagtttctaatcaacccAAAGTGTGAGTTCGCTTTAGTAATCCGGTGCAAAAAGTGTGGAAGTATCTAAATTAGGTTTCAGAGcgttcctagtttgatcaaatatgtTTAGTATTATGGATTCAGTTTAGATGTGTAGCTATCTAAGTAAACTTTATctagagtctaaaatcgtcaaaattggacttcaagatcaaaatTTATCACCGTTTTCAGAGGGTCAGTTGTGCTAAACTCAGACACTCTGAACGGACCCGGATGCTCCAAGTTTAGCTCCGAGCCGGGTGGTCTATTAGGGCCTAAGCGCTTTACCCAGATACTACGAGTTGACTTAGAGACTCCAAGTTCTGTTAGTTGTTCGGACCCTTTGAGTTGTACTCTGGTTAGAGTTCTCGTTTACGCGTTCAAGTGCCAACCTGGATACTTCGGAGTGACTTGAATACTCTGGATCAGTACAAAAACtgtgtaacagctagtttttttggGAATGGTATAAATAACCCCTCACTCTATCCTTGTTTGCTGTTGCTTAGGTacgaaaaaaaaaccttttagagaaaaaaactccctctcactccaatctagtgtgtgatttgagaaaaaaattgacttGGGTTCtaagattgaaagattgagtgcaagtgagctaaatcccatCTTAAACACTCGAATTTATCGACAAGAAATTCGTGAAGCGTTTATTACTCTTGGGGATTTAATCCCCTATGCGGCTAGACATCGCCGATAAGCAtctaaggttgtggtgtgccatggtaagtttgtaaaggcttcgatTTCGTCTCCGTAAGTGGAGAAATCAGGAGTAGAAGCTAAACctaagtgtgaccgagcttcgagaggaaaatggttgagagagacccggcttAAAGTGactgagcccctcaacggagacgtaagaACCTCTAGTGGATATGTCCGAACTTCAAAAAATAAATCGCGTGTCTTCTATcttattttcttgttcttgagttcttgctctatatttatacatattgctcgatctattTGCTCATGtaaaattgattgtaggttctctgtATATCTACTTTGAATCATCATTTGAAACAcacgattttatttggtttgagctagaactcttcaGATGTactttaattttagttttgatTTTATTCTCTGCTGAATCCGGATGTTTCGAATTTAACCCAGAAACTCCGGATACTATACAATCAGCTCTGAACTTGGATGTTCCGGattcaacccagagtatccggttaACAATGTTTTCATAATTTTgaactagagttttcttgcatatttttTGCTAGTTTAGAATAATTTTTGCCACTCTAGAATTATAACTTCAACACTTATTtatggtgattgtgcactagttgagcatagtatatttaggatttttacttgtgaaaaatccgttagtttatttttatatgtaagTTTATGTTAATAGTAAAAAGTGGacgattttttataaaaacataTATTCATCCTCTCTAGAGGACGTCATTGTACTTTCAAGCCTCCCATCTCTGGCTCCCCTCGCTTATGGGAGCCACCTCTATTGAAGAAGTATCCACTGCCACCACTGTTGAAAAGCGCGAAGCAGGAGTTGTTGCCTCCCTCACACAGGAGCCATCGTTCGTGTCGCTGCCTGTGTGGACACGGTTGTTGGGGAAGTGCAAGAAACGATTAGGCTACGGTAGTTGCGTCCCTGCCTTCTGCACCCCCGCTGTCAAGGAGGCTGGGTGCACTTGAGACTCACTCGCATCAAACCTAACACATTGGGTTTCAGATCCTCTATTGGATCTTGGGTTCCCACCGCGACTAAGCCAAGAGTGATTTTGCCCCTAATATGAATTTTCAGACCGGATTAGGCTAATGTTTCGGATTTCAGATTGAATGTGTTCTTGCTCCATCCGACTCTAATTTGACTTGTTGCTATCCTTATTATGGTGTTAGTGGTAACATCTGAAGATTTTGGTTGGGTCATAACATCTAGCGAACCGTACTGGCTGTTTTAGTAGGCTACTTGCTTGTAAGATTGAGACCTGTGACCGCAGTAGCAGTCAAGCAGTGCAACAGAGCAGCGTGGAAAATACACACGTATGTCGTCGCATAAACCTACCAGTTGGCGCCCAACGCAGCCACGATTCATCGGGCAAAAATCTGATGGCTCGCGTGTCGTGGCGTCGGCCGGAGGAGTCGTCAACTCGGCTGTGAAAAGAGCCGCCGTACTATGTAGGAAGTTCCGCCGGCCGGTCATGTCAATTCGCTCGGCGCGCGCCGACCGGCGACGCGGCACGGAAGTGGATGGTGTAACTCGGACCCGCACACGAGTAGCCTTCTCCGGCTTTCCGCTTGTTTCTGGGCTCCGCGGATAAGCCACCCGGCCCACGTCGCGGAGCGGCCGGCACCGCACAACATCCcggagcttttttatttttatattttgaaaataaaaattataaaagtagacacccgtttgaaaaattaaaaaatagattattttCACCCTTTCAACTTTCTATAGCcgatagatttaaaaaataaagttaTCCTACTTTCAACGGACGCAGGTTAAAAATTGTGTTTTGTtacttcaaaattcaaaacgctatcaaaatagttataaaaaattctaaaaaaaatatctaagtagaggatgctataattagttttccaaaaacaaaactaaaacaattacttttacagtgagaaataaaaaagataaattttattatacaatGTGTACAATAAAAtctatctttttatttcttattgtacatattatattttatctgaattttttataactagATCATAGTACCTCTATAACATACTttattttcagaattttttataactatttttatagtattttgaattttgagagtaataaaatacaatattttttatttttaatctgtCACCTATTCGAAGggtgatatttttattttttaaatctatcaTCTAAAAAGATAATAATAAAGTGTCACCTTTACAACAGGTGGCAGGACCTATTTTTACGATTTTTTTCAAATGGGGcatagttttgcaatttttattttcgaaatataataATAAAGTTCCAACATCCCGACCGGGCCGCGAGCGCGGTGCGTGCGGATCAAATCCGTCTATCGGGCGTGGGATCGCAGTGCGCCGTGGCCCGTGGGTGAGATACGGAAGCCGGTCGGTCGTGCACCGGTTTATCTACTTCCATGGCGCCTTTCCGCTGTCCGACCCTCGCGGCGCGGCCGGCAAAATACAAGGTCCAGCAGCACGTACGCCGACCCAACCCGCCCGTCCGTTCGGGCGCTGATTGCGGTGGGACGTGCGGGAGAGTGGAGTCAGTTTTCCCCAGGGGCGCCCGAAGAGAACATCCCAAGCGTGGCGGCGTTCATGCTCGCCGCTTGTGACGGGGTCGTCCAACCAACGGCGGCGGCTATGTGTGTGCGTGGCCCGTGTGCAAATCGCCGGATGGTGCGTGAGCAGTTGCAACGTGCCGGCTTGTTGCAGTCGCTCCTCGCCTCTCCCACTCTCTGGCGCAGCTTTATCTGATTTTTCTTGTTTGGTTTTGCGACTGTGACGGTGGATCTGCTTATCAGCGAGGATGGTACGTTGAATCGTGGTGCCATTGCTCTATCAGAGTTCGCTGCTGCTTGACAATGCTCGCTCGCGTCTGTTCGGAGCCACCAAACGATCCGGAGTTGGTCCCGTCTGAAGCCAGTTTATGTCGCGTGAACTTTTGCCAGCCAAAAAAAGGTTATGACAGACATCGACTGATGGATTGTCCAGCGCGTaatcctttttccttttccactGATACCGTTCCATGCGATGTCATAGGTGACCGCCGAAGCGCTAGAGCCTGCTGATTAGGGTGCCATGAGATGTCTTTTGTTAATATACTCTTTTtgtcataaatatttatcattttttttatggtttttgatGTACAATTTGATCATAATTTTTATTagaaatataattataatatctaataaaaaatattattaaaaacatttttaaagataaatctacacatgtgctttttatattttcaaactaaatattttaaaaactattgatGCTCagagttttaaaaatttgatcagatcttaataaaaataataaatatttgtgAACTGGGAAGTACTACTCACATTTTAATCTGTGACGAAGTCACATTGAGACAAAGTGGTACATAAGCACCGGGCTAGATTTTTTTACACTACGTAGCTTATCTTGATCATCTAAACAGCTAAAATTGACAATATCACTTTAGAATTATACACGTATGCACCGTCATCAATTTTCTTCCAACCTCCTCTCTACTCACAACAAGGAAGAATCACTGTTGATGCAGATGCAAGGGACAGTGACGGAGGCCTGGGAACTGACAGAGCACAGAAACGAGAAACGAACACCAGAGCAGCTGCCTAACAAGCAGCACTGTCATGTTCCAATTGGCACGACCTGTCAGTCACAGAGAGCGCGCAAGACAAATTGTTAGTTGGTTGAGAGATACTCGTACAGCCTGCAGGAGACTAATCGAGGTCCAATTAAGGAGCACGCTCGTGGGTAGCCTGTTGACCGTGCGCCAGACTAGGGTGGATCTCAATCACGACAATGCCATTCCAGATTTGAAGGGTGGTGAGCATCACGTTCGATCTCTCACCTGGCGCAAAGCTCAATCGTACTCACTGCATGCCTCTGCATGTCTTGCATTGCACAATCGCTTTTGTTCTCTGAACATGCCTCGCGTGCTGATAACATTGCAAAGTTTGAACATCTAAATGGCTTAAGGTTCAGTTCGAAACGTAGGAAGCTCGTATTAACTTCCAATAAGTTTCACAGCGAAGATTCAATCCGGAATCGGAAGAGATCCCCGAGTTTCAAACTGGAAGGACAATGAAGATTTACAGTGTAGCAAACTCGCAAACTAGTTTCTCTTCATCAAAGGGCCCGATTTCAGACTTGGTGCCCGGTGATTTAGGGGCACATGGTTAATGAAATTCACTATTCCATTTAAAATAATGAAAAAGGAGCAGCCAAGGTTTGCTTCCCAAAACTGCCCTGGCCCGAATTCTCCATCCAGTCGGTTTACTGCAAAAAGCCAAAGCCTCAGAAGACGGGAAGAGGGGTAGCGCGGGAAATTCACAGCTGAGATTCGACACGCCCAAATCCTCCCCGTTCCTTCCCGGCAACGCAGCACATCACGCCGTATAAACCACCACCGCCGCGACCCCCTCACCCTCGTCATTTCGCCCCCAGATCTGCTCCGCCGCCACCGACACCCCCGCCTCCGGCGAGCTCTGCAGCCTCCTCGCCGGAGCGCCGACACCACTCATAACCCTATCGCCCCCCAGATCCACCTACAAGTCGGATCCCCTGATCCAGATCCAACCATGGCCCGCCTCGGCGCGCTCCTCCTCTTCGTCGTCGCCGTGGCGGCGGCCGCGCTCCTCTCGGCGCCGGGCGCCCGCGGCTTCTACCTCCCGGGGAGCTACCCGCACAAGTACAACCCCGGCGAGTCCCTGAGCGTGAAGGTGAACTCCCTCACATCCATCGACACCGAGATGCCCTTCAGCTACTACAGCCTCCCCTTCTGCACCCCGCCCGAGGGCGTCAAGGACAGCGCCGAGAACCTCGGCGAGCTCCTCATGGGCGACCGCATCGAGAACTCGCCCTACCGCTTCAGGATGTACACCAACGAGTCCGACATCTTCCTCTGCCGCTCGGCGCCGCTGACGCCCGACGCCTTCTCGCTCCTCAAGAAGCGCATCGACGAGATGTACCAGGTTAACCTCATCCTCGACAACCTCCCCGCCATCCGCTACACCAAGAAGGATGACTACTTCCTGCGCTGGACCGGCTACCCCGTCGGGGTACGCGTCGGCGTCGACTACTACGTCTTCAACCACCTCCAGTTCACCGTCCTTGTACACAAGTACGAGGAGGCCAATGTCGCACGCGTCATGGGCGCTGCCGACGCCACCGATGTCATCCCGGCCGGTGGCAAGGACGGCGGCGCTGGGTCGTCCTCGGGGTGGATGGTTGTTGGGTTTGAGGTCGTGCCGTGCAGCATCAAGCACAACCCGGAGGATGTCAAGTCGCTCAAGATGTACGACCGGTACCCCAGCACGATCAAGTGCGACCCGACCACCGTGTCGATGAGCATCAAGGAGAACGAGCCCATTGTCTACACGTATGAGGTGTCGTTCGTGGAGAGCGACATCAAGTGGCCATCGAGGTGGGATGCCTACCTGAAGATGGAGGGGGCCAAGGTGCACTGGTTCTCCATTCTCAACTCCCTGATGGTGATTGCCTTCCTCGCTGGTATTGTGTTTGTCATACTGTTGAGGACTGTGAGGCGTGATCTGACCAAGTATGAGGAGCTTGATAGCGAGGCTCAGGCGCAGATGAATGAGGAGCTGTCTGGGTGGAAGCTTGTGGTCAGTGATGTCTTCCGTGCGCCAAGCAATCCAATGCTGCTCTGCGTCATGGTTGGGGATGGTGTTCAGATCCTTGGGATGGCGATGGTGACCATTCTATTTGCTGCACTTGGGTTCATGTCCCCAGCCTCCCGTGGCACTCTGATCACGGGCATGCTGTTCTTCTATATGGTCCTTGGAATTCTGGCAGGATACGTTGCCGTTCGTGTATGGAAGACAATCAAGTGTGGGGATCACTCCGGGTGGGTTGGTGTTTCGTGGAGGGCGGCTTGCTTCTTCCCTGGAATCGCATTCTTGATCCTTACCACACTGAACTTCCTGTTGTGGGGAAGCCAGAGCACTGGTGCCATCCCCTTCTCACTGTTCGTTGTGCTGCTTCTGCTTTGGTTCTGCATCTCCGTGCCGCTTACACTTGTTGGTGGATTCCTTGGTGCCAAAGCACCACACATTGAGTACCCTGTCCGCACGAACCAGATCCCTCGTGAAATCCCTCCTCAGAAGTACCCATCCTGGTTGTTGGTTCTTGGTGCTGGCACACTGCCCTTCGGCACCCTATTCATCGAGCTCTTCTTCATCATGTCAAGCATATGGATGGGCCGTGTGTACTATGTTTTTGGATTCCTTTTCATCGTCTTGCTGCTCCTGGTTATTGTCTGCGCTGAGGTTTCCCTGGTTCTGACTTACATGCACCTCTGTGTTGAGGATTGGAAGTGGTGGTGGAAATCATTCTTCTCATCTGGATCAGTGGCAATCTACATTTTCTTGTACTCAATCAACTATCTCGTTTTTGACCTCAAAAACCTGAGTGGACCTGTGTCAGCGACCCTCTACATCGGCTACTCGCTCTTCATGGTGATTGCTATTATGCTGGCAACTGGCACAGTTGGGTTCATTTCTTCATTCTGCTTTGTCCACTATCTTTTCTCATCGGTGAAAGCAGACTAAGTTTCTCCCTGCCGAGGAGTCAATTGAGAGGTGAGCATAATGGACATTGAAAAGTTTGTAGTCACGAAATCTTAGTTCATGTCATATTTTGGTATACAAAGCCTGAATAACTATTGTAAGGGCTACTAGGGTTCGTCAATGGGTTTTATGAAGAAGTGCTTGCAGCTTGCACGATGTAATAGAATGAAGTGTTTTATTCACATGTTGCGTTATTTTAGTTGCTTAGTCTGCCATTACTGTATTAAGATGTAAGTTTAGTATCATATCCGTTTCAAATTAATGTTTAGTGACATTTCCCAAGATGTTAGATCCAGTTATCTCCACCTAACAAAAGATTCTTAGTTCCTTATAGTTTTCCATAATTGCTAGTACAAATTATGTTGATATGGTGTTGCTGTTGTTTCTTTGCTCCCACAGCTTCTGTTTATGTTGTGTAAGTTTATTTATCCCTTCTTATTCTGTTGTCACGAATATGTATGTGCCGAGTGTAGTATCACTGTCTTGATCTTGAGCATCTTACAGCATGTAGTCTTAAGACGGATTTCTCCGCAGTAGCACCTTTCATGTGACTTGATACTGTATACAAGATTATCCGACATTGACAGTGCAAACACAACAGGGTATTAGTTGCGACCAAGTAGCCTGGCTTTATGTTTGCTCAGTTCTTCTCTACAATGGTTACTGTGAAGTAGTA
This genomic interval carries:
- the LOC133921011 gene encoding transmembrane 9 superfamily member 11-like — its product is MARLGALLLFVVAVAAAALLSAPGARGFYLPGSYPHKYNPGESLSVKVNSLTSIDTEMPFSYYSLPFCTPPEGVKDSAENLGELLMGDRIENSPYRFRMYTNESDIFLCRSAPLTPDAFSLLKKRIDEMYQVNLILDNLPAIRYTKKDDYFLRWTGYPVGVRVGVDYYVFNHLQFTVLVHKYEEANVARVMGAADATDVIPAGGKDGGAGSSSGWMVVGFEVVPCSIKHNPEDVKSLKMYDRYPSTIKCDPTTVSMSIKENEPIVYTYEVSFVESDIKWPSRWDAYLKMEGAKVHWFSILNSLMVIAFLAGIVFVILLRTVRRDLTKYEELDSEAQAQMNEELSGWKLVVSDVFRAPSNPMLLCVMVGDGVQILGMAMVTILFAALGFMSPASRGTLITGMLFFYMVLGILAGYVAVRVWKTIKCGDHSGWVGVSWRAACFFPGIAFLILTTLNFLLWGSQSTGAIPFSLFVVLLLLWFCISVPLTLVGGFLGAKAPHIEYPVRTNQIPREIPPQKYPSWLLVLGAGTLPFGTLFIELFFIMSSIWMGRVYYVFGFLFIVLLLLVIVCAEVSLVLTYMHLCVEDWKWWWKSFFSSGSVAIYIFLYSINYLVFDLKNLSGPVSATLYIGYSLFMVIAIMLATGTVGFISSFCFVHYLFSSVKAD